A genomic segment from Aegilops tauschii subsp. strangulata cultivar AL8/78 chromosome 1, Aet v6.0, whole genome shotgun sequence encodes:
- the LOC109746481 gene encoding cytochrome b561 domain-containing protein At2g30890 translates to MLLFGRKGLLPAVSGCVILLLASSIHGASDSLEGLNQSYKSVQPLELTPKLSLQLKLHAFLLWSSVGFLMPIGVLLIRFSSNVKSAKAVRVLFYCHVAAQVAGVALATAAAALSITNFQNAFNNTHQRIGVALYGLVWLQPLIGFLRPDRGVKARSVWYLAHWLLGVVVCVVGVANVYIGLHTYRERTGRSVGLWTALLTAEVSAVALVYLLQDRWNHVIRQEEAAAGDERRSETETSEEPSYPANDHKEVAVMP, encoded by the exons ATGCTACTGTTTGGAAGAAAAGGACTGCTTCCTGCAGTGTCAGGCTGTGTGATTCTCTTGCTTGCAAGCTCGATCCATGGCGCTTCAGATAGCCTGGAGGGTCTGAACCAAAGCTACAAGAGCGTTCAGCCATTGGAG CTGACGCCCAAGCTGTCGCTGCAGCTCAAGCTCCACGCCTTCCTCCTCTGGTCCTCCGTCGGCTTCCTCATGCCGATCGGCGTGCTGCTGATCAGGTTCTCGAGCAACGTGAAGAGCGCCAAGGCCGTCAGGGTCCTCTTCTACTGCCACGTCGCCGCGCAGGTCGCCGGCGTGGCCCTGGCCACCGCCGCCGCGGCGCTGTCGATCACCAACTTCCAGAACGCCTTCAACAACACCCACCAGCGGATCGGGGTCGCCCTCTACGGCCTCGTCTGGCTCCAGCCGCTCATCGGCTTCCTCAGACCCGACAG GGGCGTGAAGGCGAGGAGCGTGTGGTACCTGGCGCACTGGCTGCTGGGGGTGGTGGTGTGCGTCGTCGGGGTGGCCAACGTCTACATCGGCCTCCACACGTACCGGGAGAGGACCGGCAGGAGCGTCGGGCTCTGGACGGCGCTCCTCACCGCCGAGGTCTCCGCCGTGGCGCTCGTCTACCTCCTCCAGGACAGGTGGAACCACGTCATCCGGCAAGAAGAGGCGGCCGCTGGCGACGAGCGGCGGTCGGAGACGGAGACGTCGGAGGAGCCGTCGTACCCGGCCAACGACCACAAGGAGGTGGCCGTGATGCCGTAG
- the LOC109746478 gene encoding uncharacterized protein, giving the protein MAEEKKPHPQPPPSWSALRLDLAGLVLSLLPVYADCACFAAVCPQWRAAARQLQLPPLPLLALPDGTFYSLMYDKPFHFPGCGFSGYENVCGSWLIFSRDDGCFMVNPFSRATVTLPALSSVRLRPPNASAKSKWAEGGSVESANLYITWMRINEADNLRISKLILCSPNLVAALVGIGPISQILMCQPGALSWSVRAYDRIEDFQDMSFYQGKLYAIAKDENLLVVNISQDHSTGDPQVSRIGRVIEGDCPTWYDAVFEDNSSACKKLYLVESRGMLLMVRRTIWCQFPEPGGDGKIMGGQNEFEVFEADFEHSRWVKVSTVGDDQVLFLGRRCSRSMSVSQYGLPGDRIFFLDDDEDNRLDYAYDEEKTSFGVYSMRFRSIGSGDPNISWKRCAEMYLAAWLFPQDR; this is encoded by the coding sequence ATGGCAGAAGAGAAGAAACCACACCCGCAGCCACCACCGTCATGGTCAGCCCTCCGGCTGGACCTAGCAGGATTGGTGCTCAGCCTGCTCCCCGTGTACGCCGACTGCGCCTGCTTTGCCGCGGTGTGCCCGCAGTGGCGTGCCGCCGCGAGGCAGCTCCAGCTGCCACCGCTGCCGCTGCTGGCACTCCCCGACGGCACCTTCTACAGCCTCATGTACGACAAGCCCTTCCACTTCCCTGGTTGTGGCTTCTCAGGGTACGAGAATGTGTGTGGCAGCTGGCTCATCTTCTCACGCGATGACGGTTGCTTCATGGTCAACCCCTTCTCCAGGGCCACCGTGACGCTCCCTGCTCTCTCAAGTGTACGACTCCGGCCTCCGAATGCGTCTGCTAAATCTAAATGGGCAGAGGGCGGAAGCGTAGAATCTGCTAACCTCTACATCACATGGATGCGTATCAATGAAGCAGACAACCTGCGCATAAGTAAGCTAATCCTGTGCTCGCCAAATCTCGTTGCTGCACTAGTTGGCATTGGACCCATCAGTCAGATTCTAATGTGCCAGCCAGGGGCCTTGTCGTGGTCAGTGCGTGCGTATGATCGGATCGAGGATTTCCAAGACATGTCATTCTACCAGGGCAAGCTGTACGCCATTGCCAAGGACGAGAACCTCCTTGTGGTGAACATCAGCCAGGACCATAGCACCGGCGATCCACAGGTTTCTCGGATTGGACGAGTCATCGAGGGTGATTGTCCTACATGGTATGATGCTGTATTCGAGGACAACAGTTCGGCCTGCAAGAAGCTCTACCTGGTTGAATCGCGTGGGATGTTGCTGATGGTACGCAGGACGATTTGGTGTCAGTTTCCTGAACCTGGAGGGGACGGTAAAATTATGGGCGGACAGAATGAGTTTGAGGTTTTTGAGGCTGACTTTGAGCATTCACGGTGGGTCAAGGTGTCGACCGTGGGGGATGACCAAGTGCTGTTTCTGGGGCGAAGGTGCTCGAGGTCCATGTCCGTGTCGCAGTACGGGTTGCCGGGCGATCGCATCTTCTTCTTGGATGATGATGAGGATAATCGCCTAGACTATGCCTATGATGAGGAGAAGACTTCTTTCGGCGTCTATTCCATGAGATTCCGCAGCATCGGTTCCGGTGATCCAAATATTTCCTGGAAGCGGTGCGCTGAGATGTATCTGGCAGCATGGCTCTTCCCTCAGGACCGTTGA
- the LOC141026034 gene encoding BTB/POZ and MATH domain-containing protein 3-like yields MSFAGVSVVADRRLLNRPSMASVIYSGKASSGSWWYHLLVVQGYSCTKDLPNGGRIKGRSFRAGGYRWVLEFYPNGDVRDTAGFMSVYLVLDQHVARSVKVHCQFSFIDELDKQVNRCIRASRARDFCANNRAWGRSQFIKQEDLEKSVHLKDDCFTIWCDFIIAEAAATTFIEVPPSNVCEHLNHLFATKVGADVTFKVGHETFSAHRNILAARSAVFGPMKEGTTTGAIQIQDMEPNAFNALLGFIYTDLMPKVMKVGGEAEEVGADEVTWLRHLLAAADRFDLQRLKLMCEGRLSEHINLSSVTVILGLAAQHHCRGLKEACLEFLKRSAGDDQGHAGDLHGNVAVKQDPEGLALFTPLENLISNTPTGIRKLTDDQTKKAWSLQSVSDSSSTMTHSEFNQVSSRLSEALWIEFASERIKNPDTPGSRLFLPNCRNKHLQGDRKEQATELNQTGPFEQQKGFISKGSLPRRF; encoded by the exons ATGTCGTTCGCCGGCGTTTCCGTCGTTGCTGACCGCCGGCTGCTTAATCGACCGTCCATGGCGTCGGTCATCTACTCCGGCAAGGCCAGCAGCGGCAGCTGGTGGTATCACCTGCTTGTGGTACAAGGTTATTCCTGCACCAAAGACCTGCCCAATGGAGGGAGAATCAAGGGAAGGTCCTTCCGAGCTGGAGGATATCGATGGGTTCTGGAATTCTATCCCAACGGTGATGTCAGGGATACTGCCGGTTTCATGTCCGTTTATCTCGTCCTCGATCAGCATGTTGCACGATCTGTGAAGGTGCATTGTCAGTTTAGTTTCATTGATGAGCTTGACAAGCAAGTAAATAGATGCATCCGTGCAAGCAGAGCACGTGACTTCTGTGCAAACAACCGTGCCTGGGGTCGAAGCCAATTCATAAAACAAGAGGACCTTGAGAAGTCAGTGCATCTCAAGGATGATTGTTTCACCATCTGGTGCGACTTCATCATCGCCGAAGCCGCTGCTACTACCTTCATTGAGGTGCCGCCATCTAACGTGTGCGAGCATCTGAACCATCTCTTTGCGACGAAGGTTGGCGCCGATGTGACGTTCAAGGTCGGCCATGAGACCTTCAGTGCTCACCGGAACATTCTCGCGGCCCGTTCCGCCGTCTTCGGCCCCATGAAGGAGGGGACCACGACGGGTGCCATACAGATACAAGACATGGAACCGAACGCGTTCAACGCTTTGCTTGGTTTCATATACACCGATTTGATGCCGAAGGTGATGAAAGTGGGAGGAGAAGCAGAAGAAGTTGGAGCCGATGAGGTTACGTGGCTGCGACACTTGCTTGCTGCGGCAGATCGGTTTGATCTCCAACGGCTCAAGTTAATGTGTGAAGGGAGGTTGTCGGAGCACATAAATTTGAGCTCCGTGACGGTCATCCTTGGTCTGGCAGCACAGCACCATTGTCGCGGACTTAAGGAGGCCTGCTTGGAGTTCCTCAAA CGCAGCGCCGGCGATGACCAGGGCCACGCCGGTGATCTGCATGGCAATGTGGCAGTAAAACAGGACCCTGAAGGCCTTGCGCTCTTCACGCCGCTCGAGAACCTGATCAGCAACACCCCGACCGGTATCCGGAAGCTGACAGACGACCAGACGAAGAAGGCGTGGAGTTTGCAGTCAGTCAGTGATAGCAGTTCTACCATGACACATTCAGAGTTCAACCAAGT ATCCTCCAGGCTATCTGAAGCGCTATGGATTGAGTTTGCAAGCGAGAGAATCAAAAACCCTGACACTCCAGGGAGCAGGCTTTTTCTTCCAAACTGTAGGAACAAACACCTCCAAGGAGATCGAAAAGAGCAAGCAACTGAACTGAACCAAACTGGACCTTTTGAACAGCAAAAG GGTTTTATCTCCAAGGGGAGTTTACCTAGACGGTTTTAG